GGCCGGCAACAGAACCTCAAGGGGTTTGTGGTGCGCTTCCAGCCTGAACGTGGCTGAAAACTATCACCTCGATTGAAATGCACTGACATTCGCAGCTTACCGACAGCCCTGCGCTCTGCTAAAATGCGCCGCCTTATCCGTCTGTAGGCTGCACTGTGCCATTTACCTGGGTTGACTGGGCGATCGTTGCAATCATCGCCATCTCCGCATTGATCAGTTTGAGCCGCGGCTTCGTCAAAGAAGCATTGTCGCTGGTGACCTGGATCATCGCAGGAGCTGTTGCCTGGATGTTCGGTGGCTCACTGTCCGAGTACCTCGCCGGATACATTCAAACTCCGTCAGCTCGTGTGATCACGGGCTGTGCCATCATGTTTGTCGCCACACTGATCGTGGGCGCAATGATCAATTATCTTATCGGCGAGTTGGTTCGCGTCACCGGGTTGTCCGGGACCGATCGATTCCTCGGCATGGCCTTCGGCGCTGCGCGTGGCGTATTGCTGGTGGTCGTGGCGGTCGGGCTGTTGAGCCTGGGGCCGGTACAGCAGGACGGGTGGTGGAAAGAATCACAGCTCGTGCCAAAGTTTCTATTGGTCGCAGACTGGTCCAAGAACCTGATTCTCGGGTGGAGCAGTCAGTGGCTTGCCAGCGGAATCAGCGTACCCGCTGATATTCCGTTCAAGGAGCAACTCTTGCCGTCGGCCAAAACGCCTCAGTGAGTGTTGTTCAGTTCAGATCCATTAAGTAGGGGTTGCGTCGCATGTGTGGCATCGTCGGTATCGTCGGTAAGTCGAACGTCAATCAGGCGCTGTATGACGCGCTAACCGTGCTCCAGCACCGCGGCCAGGACGCTGCCGGTATCGTGACCAGCCATGATGGCCGGTTGTTCTTGCGCAAGGACAATGGCCTGGTGCGTGACGTGTTTCAACAGCGTCACATGCAGCGCCTGGTCGGCCACATGGGTATCGGCCATGTCCGTTACCCGACTGCCGGCAGCTCGACGTCGGCCGAAGCTCAGCCGTTCTATGTCAACTCGCCGTACGGCATCACCCTGGCGCACAACGGCAACCTGACCAACGTTGAACAGTTGGCCAAAGAGATTTACGAATCCGACCTGCGTCACGTCAATACCAGTTCCGACTCGGAAGTGCTGCTTAACGTGTTCGCCCACGAGCTGGCCCAGCGCGGCAAGCTGCAACCGACCGAAGAAGACGTGTTTGCCGCCGTGACCGACGTGCACAACCGTTGCGTCGGTGGTTACGCCGTCGTGGCGATGGTGACCGGTTACGGCATCGTCGGTTTCCGTGACCCGCACGGCATCCGCCCGATCGTGTTCGGCCAGCGTCACACCGACGAAGGCGTCGAGTACATGATCGCCTCCGAAAGCGTTTCGCTGGACGTGCTCGGTTTCACTCTGATCCGCGACCTGGCACCGGGCGAAGCGGTCTACATCACTGAAGACGGCAAGCTGCACACCCGTCAGTGCGCGACCAACCCGTCCCTGACCCCGTGCATCTTCGAACACGTCTATCTGGCGCGTCCGGATTCGATCATCGACGGCGTGTCGGTCTACAAGGCCCGTCTGCGCATGGGTGAGAAACTGGCCGAGAAGATCCTGCGCGAGCGTCCGGAGCACGACATCGACGTGGTCATTCCGATTCCGGACACCAGCCGCACTGCCGCGCTGGAGCTTGCCAACCACCTGGGCGTGAAATTCCGCGAAGGCTTCGTCAAGAACCGTTACATCGGCCGTACCTTCATCATGCCTGGCCAAGCCGCGCGCAAGAAATCGGTACGCCAGAAGCTCAACGCCATCGAGCTGGAATTCCGCGGCAAGAACGTGATGCTGGTGGATGACTCGATCGTTCGCGGCACGACCTGCAAGCAGATTATCCAGATGGCCCGCGAAGCCGGCGCGAAAAACGTCTACTTCT
The sequence above is a segment of the Pseudomonas sp. HS6 genome. Coding sequences within it:
- a CDS encoding CvpA family protein, with product MPFTWVDWAIVAIIAISALISLSRGFVKEALSLVTWIIAGAVAWMFGGSLSEYLAGYIQTPSARVITGCAIMFVATLIVGAMINYLIGELVRVTGLSGTDRFLGMAFGAARGVLLVVVAVGLLSLGPVQQDGWWKESQLVPKFLLVADWSKNLILGWSSQWLASGISVPADIPFKEQLLPSAKTPQ
- the purF gene encoding amidophosphoribosyltransferase; its protein translation is MCGIVGIVGKSNVNQALYDALTVLQHRGQDAAGIVTSHDGRLFLRKDNGLVRDVFQQRHMQRLVGHMGIGHVRYPTAGSSTSAEAQPFYVNSPYGITLAHNGNLTNVEQLAKEIYESDLRHVNTSSDSEVLLNVFAHELAQRGKLQPTEEDVFAAVTDVHNRCVGGYAVVAMVTGYGIVGFRDPHGIRPIVFGQRHTDEGVEYMIASESVSLDVLGFTLIRDLAPGEAVYITEDGKLHTRQCATNPSLTPCIFEHVYLARPDSIIDGVSVYKARLRMGEKLAEKILRERPEHDIDVVIPIPDTSRTAALELANHLGVKFREGFVKNRYIGRTFIMPGQAARKKSVRQKLNAIELEFRGKNVMLVDDSIVRGTTCKQIIQMAREAGAKNVYFCSAAPAVRFPNVYGIDMPSAHELIAHNRSTQDVADLIGADWLIYQDLPDLIEAVGGGKIKIENFDCAVFDGKYVTGDVDEAYLNKIEQARNDASKVKTQAVSAIIDLYNN